TCACGTACGGGGACGTGCCGCTTCTTCGCACCCAGACCCTCGCCGAGCTGCTCGAACGGCACGCGACCGAGGGCAACGCGGTCACCGTGCTGACCGCCCATGTGCCCGATCCGACCGGCTACGGGCGGATCATCCGCGACGAGAGCGGCGCCGTGCTGGAGATCGTCGAGGAGAAGGACGCCACTCCGGAGCAGCGCGCCATCAAGGAGATGAACTCCGGCATCTACGCCTTCGACGGCGCCCTCCTCGCCGACGCCGTCAAGCGCGTGTCCACCGACAACGCCCAGGGCGAGGAGTACCTCACCGATGTCCTGGCCATCCTGCGCGGCGACGGCCACCGGGTCGGCGCCTGCGTGGCGGGCGACCGCGTCGAGGTCGAGGGCGTCAACGACCGGGTGCAGCTCGCCGCCGCCCGTAAGGTGCTCAACGAGCGCCTGCTCGAAGACCACATGCGCGCCGGGGTGACGATCGTCGACCCCGGTAGCACCTGGATCGATGTCGGCGTGCGCATCGCGCCCGACACGGTCATCCACCCCGGCACCCAGCTCCACGGCGACACCGTCATCGAGACCGGTGCCGAGGTCGGCCCCGCCACCACGCTGACCGACACCCGCGTCGGCGAGGGGGCGACGGTCCGCAACGCCGTCTGCGACAGCGCCGAGATCGGCCCGGAGGCCAACGTCGGCCCCTACGCGTACCTGCGCCCCGGCACGGTGCTCGGCCGCAGGTCCAAGGCCGGCACGTTCGTCGAGATGAAGAACACCCAGGTCGGCGAGCGCTCCAAGGTGCCGCACCTGTCCTACGCGGGAGACGCCACGATCGGTGACGACGTCAACATCGGCGCCGCCGTGGTCTTCGTCAACTACGACGGGGTCAACAAGCATCGCTCCACCGTGCGCGACGGCGCGTTCGTGGGCTGCGACTCGATGCTCGTCGCTCCCGTGACCGTCGGGGACGGCGCCTACACGGCCGCCGGCTCCGTCATCGACAGCGACGTGCCCCCTGGCGCCATCGGCGTCGCCCGAGCGAGGCAGCGCAACATCGAGAAGTGGGTCTTGCGCAGGCGCGCGGGCACGAAGTCGGCCGCGGCCGCCGAGCGGGCGCTGGCCGAGCAAGAGCAGCAGGAGAGTGGGACATGACCGAGCTTGTCGAGGTCATCAATAAGCACAGCAGCCCGGTCATGAGACCGACGAGGGAGGGCTCATGACCAGCATCAAACAACCGGGCGAGAAGAACCTCATGCTCTTCTCCGGCCGGGCCTATCCTGAGCTGGCCGAGGAGGTCGCCCAGCACGTCGGCGTCTCCCTGACCCCCACCAAGCTGATCGACTTCGCCAACGGCGAGATCTACGCCCGCTATCTGGAGTCCGTACGAGGCTGCGACGCCTTCGTCATCCAGAGCCACACCGCCCCCATCAACCAGTGGATCATGGAACAGCTCATCATGGTCGACGCGCTGAAGCGGGCCTCCGCCAAGCGCATCACCGTGGTGATGCCGTTCTTCGGCTACGCCCGTCAGGACAAGAAGGGGCGCGGCCGCGAGCCGATCACGGCCAGGCTGATGGCCGACCTGTTCAAGACCGCGGGCGCCGACCGGCTCATGTCGATCGACCTGCACACCTCGCAGATCCAGGGCTTCTTCGACGGCCCGGTGGACCACCTGTTCGCCATGCCGGTGTTGGAGAGCTACCTCAAGAACAAGCTCGACCTGGAGAACACGACCATCGTCTCGCCCGACACCGGGCGCGTGCGCCTGTCGGAGCGCTGGGCCGACACGCTCGGCACGCCGCTGGCGTTCATCCACAAGCGCCGCGACCTCGACGTGGCCAACCAGGTGAAGGTCAGCGAGGTCGTCGGAAAGGTACGCGGCCGCACCTGCGTGCTGATCGACGACATGATCGACACCGCGGGCACCATCTGCAAGGCCGCCGACGCCCTCTACGAGCAGGGCGCCACCAACGTGATCACCGCCGCCACCCACGCGGTCTTCTCCGACCCTGCCGTGGACCGGCTGAAGAACTCCCGGATCTCCGAGGTCATCGTGACCAACACGCTGCCGCTGCCGGAGACCAGCAGGTTCGACAAGCTGACGATCCTGTCGATCGCGCCGCTCATCGCCCGCGCGATCACCGAGATCTTCCAGGACGGTTCGGTCACCAGCCTGTTCGAGGGGGAGTCTTAAGCCGTGATGGATCCGCAGCGAAGCGAGGACACCCATCACGGCCTTCCGAGCGGAGCTCGGCGGACAGCGCTGTAGACTGGCACGGTTGCGCTCGTAACGCCTTCCGCTAGGGCGGGTGAGGGAGAGCGCCGACACACCGATCCCCATGCATCCCTAGGAGATGTCGTGTCTGAAGTACGTATCGCCGCCGAGCCGCGCACCACGTTCGGCAAGGGCGCCGCTCGCAAGATCCGCCGCGCCGACAAGGTGCCCGCCGTTCTCTACGGCCACGGCATCGACCCCAAGCACCTGACCCTGCCCGGCCACGAGGTGCTGCTCGCGCTCCGCACGCCCAACGTGCTGATCCACCTCAAGGGTGAGGGCGTCGACGAGCTGGCCCTGCCCAAGGGCGTGCAGCGCGACCCGATCAAGGGCTTCGTCGAGCACGTCGACCTGCTCCTGGTCAAGCGCGGCGAGAAGGTCACCGTCGAGATCCCGGTCACCACGGTCGGCGACGTCCACACCGACGGCCTGCTCGACCAGCAGCTCGTCTCGGTCGCGATCGAGGCCGAGGCCACCCACATCCCGACCGGCGTCGAGGTCGACGTCGAGGGCCGGGAGATCGGCACCGTCATCACCGCCGGTGACCTCCAGCTCCCGCAGGGCGCCACGCTGGTCGCC
The nucleotide sequence above comes from Nonomuraea helvata. Encoded proteins:
- a CDS encoding 50S ribosomal protein L25/general stress protein Ctc, producing the protein MSEVRIAAEPRTTFGKGAARKIRRADKVPAVLYGHGIDPKHLTLPGHEVLLALRTPNVLIHLKGEGVDELALPKGVQRDPIKGFVEHVDLLLVKRGEKVTVEIPVTTVGDVHTDGLLDQQLVSVAIEAEATHIPTGVEVDVEGREIGTVITAGDLQLPQGATLVADLDTVILQVIAKPVEAPEEGEEAAEGEVAEAAAEGETAEAPAAE
- the glmU gene encoding bifunctional UDP-N-acetylglucosamine diphosphorylase/glucosamine-1-phosphate N-acetyltransferase GlmU yields the protein MSVPRPAAVIVLAAGEGTRMKSQTPKVLHELCGRALVDHMLAAARDLGPEQLIVVIGHALERVGGHLAATSPDARAVVQREQRGTGHAVRTVIEEVGEISGTVLVTYGDVPLLRTQTLAELLERHATEGNAVTVLTAHVPDPTGYGRIIRDESGAVLEIVEEKDATPEQRAIKEMNSGIYAFDGALLADAVKRVSTDNAQGEEYLTDVLAILRGDGHRVGACVAGDRVEVEGVNDRVQLAAARKVLNERLLEDHMRAGVTIVDPGSTWIDVGVRIAPDTVIHPGTQLHGDTVIETGAEVGPATTLTDTRVGEGATVRNAVCDSAEIGPEANVGPYAYLRPGTVLGRRSKAGTFVEMKNTQVGERSKVPHLSYAGDATIGDDVNIGAAVVFVNYDGVNKHRSTVRDGAFVGCDSMLVAPVTVGDGAYTAAGSVIDSDVPPGAIGVARARQRNIEKWVLRRRAGTKSAAAAERALAEQEQQESGT
- a CDS encoding ribose-phosphate diphosphokinase — translated: MTSIKQPGEKNLMLFSGRAYPELAEEVAQHVGVSLTPTKLIDFANGEIYARYLESVRGCDAFVIQSHTAPINQWIMEQLIMVDALKRASAKRITVVMPFFGYARQDKKGRGREPITARLMADLFKTAGADRLMSIDLHTSQIQGFFDGPVDHLFAMPVLESYLKNKLDLENTTIVSPDTGRVRLSERWADTLGTPLAFIHKRRDLDVANQVKVSEVVGKVRGRTCVLIDDMIDTAGTICKAADALYEQGATNVITAATHAVFSDPAVDRLKNSRISEVIVTNTLPLPETSRFDKLTILSIAPLIARAITEIFQDGSVTSLFEGES